In Trueperaceae bacterium, a genomic segment contains:
- a CDS encoding NAD(P)/FAD-dependent oxidoreductase gives MGDPGPRVVIVGGGAAGLFAAIACLEANPAAAVTVLEAAPAPLGKVRISGGGRCNVTHDQPDPALLVGNYPRGARALRGPFTRFGPRETVAWFEARGVPLKTEVDGRMFPTSDDSATVVDCLLSTARAAGVTLRTRAGVTDVAAPGPGGVGRFEVRLKSGELVGADRLLLATGGAPAGHRFAAALGHAVEPPVPSLFTFEVADRRLHGLAGVSVPVGRVRLDGAKEAHEGPLLITHWGLSGPAVLRASAWGARLLHENAYRLGVTVDWLPELSEAAVLQGLREAKRRDARRTVVAGGPPGLPQRLWRALARAAGASDETRWADASNDLLAALAREIGAGRYLIGGKGAFKDEFVTCGGVRLDEVDFTTMASRVTPGLHLAGEILDVDGITGGFNFQSAWTTGWLAGRAMAVA, from the coding sequence ATGGGCGACCCGGGTCCACGCGTCGTGATCGTGGGTGGCGGCGCGGCCGGCCTCTTCGCGGCCATCGCCTGCCTGGAGGCCAACCCCGCCGCCGCCGTGACGGTGCTGGAGGCCGCCCCCGCGCCCCTCGGCAAGGTGCGCATCTCCGGCGGCGGGCGCTGCAACGTCACCCACGACCAGCCCGACCCGGCGCTGCTGGTTGGCAACTACCCGCGCGGCGCCAGGGCGCTGCGCGGTCCCTTCACCCGCTTCGGGCCGCGCGAGACGGTGGCGTGGTTCGAGGCGCGCGGGGTGCCCCTCAAGACGGAGGTGGACGGGCGCATGTTCCCCACCAGCGACGACTCCGCCACCGTGGTGGACTGTCTCCTGAGTACCGCCCGGGCCGCGGGCGTGACCCTGCGCACCCGCGCCGGCGTGACGGACGTGGCGGCGCCCGGTCCAGGTGGGGTGGGCCGGTTCGAGGTTCGCCTGAAGTCCGGCGAGCTCGTCGGCGCCGATCGGCTCCTCCTCGCCACGGGCGGCGCCCCGGCCGGTCACCGCTTCGCGGCGGCGCTGGGGCACGCCGTCGAGCCGCCCGTGCCGTCGCTCTTCACGTTCGAGGTCGCGGACCGGCGGCTGCACGGCCTGGCGGGCGTGTCGGTGCCGGTCGGGCGCGTGCGGCTGGACGGGGCGAAGGAGGCGCACGAGGGGCCCTTGCTCATCACCCACTGGGGCCTCTCCGGACCCGCCGTGCTGCGGGCCTCGGCGTGGGGCGCGCGACTGCTGCACGAGAACGCCTACCGCCTCGGCGTGACCGTCGACTGGCTCCCCGAGCTGAGCGAAGCGGCCGTGCTGCAGGGCCTGCGGGAAGCCAAGCGCCGGGACGCGCGCCGCACGGTCGTGGCGGGCGGGCCGCCGGGCCTACCGCAGCGGCTGTGGCGCGCGTTGGCGCGCGCCGCCGGCGCGAGCGACGAGACGCGCTGGGCCGACGCCTCGAACGACCTGCTGGCGGCCCTGGCGCGGGAGATCGGCGCCGGCCGCTACCTCATCGGCGGCAAGGGGGCGTTCAAGGACGAGTTCGTCACCTGCGGCGGCGTGCGCCTCGACGAGGTCGACTTCACCACGATGGCGAGCCGCGTGACGCCCGGCCTGCACCTCGCGGGGGAGATCCTCGACGTCGACGGCATCACGGGCGGTTTCAACTTCCAGAGCGCCTGGACGACCGGCTGGTTGGCGGGGCGGGCCATGGCGGTCGCCTGA